One Aliidiomarina minuta genomic region harbors:
- a CDS encoding efflux RND transporter periplasmic adaptor subunit, which yields MKGNIKPLVHQRGAGLLWILTILVLIIVLVATIYWWTNRDDGSGHLNYAHAEIRDIQLLVTATGRLQPRDYVDVGAQVSGQLESLHVEVGDKVQRGDLLAEIDATLLEAQLDSSRAQLRNQLAIRKEREASLELARFNYERQQRLQVDRATAEELVQTAHAEVQKAEAQVESIEAQIEQTQSGLRADEANLNYTRIFAPMDGTIVSIPARRGQTLNATQTTPTILTIADLTEMTVEAQVSEADISRLKIGMPVYFTTMGNRQQRWESKLRLIEPTPEVENNVVLYNALFEVPNTDGVLMKEMTTQVFFVIDAAHDVVAVPSAAVQRDAEGPYVEVRREAGNIGKVRVDPGLTDRVHVEIKSGLEAGDEVVLPIRSAGAGAPAGSRGPRG from the coding sequence ATGAAAGGCAATATAAAACCCTTAGTGCATCAACGGGGTGCTGGTTTATTGTGGATCCTGACCATCCTGGTCCTGATTATTGTATTAGTCGCTACTATCTATTGGTGGACCAACCGTGACGATGGTAGTGGACACCTTAATTATGCGCATGCTGAGATTCGCGATATTCAGTTACTGGTAACGGCAACTGGGCGCTTGCAGCCCCGCGATTATGTGGATGTTGGGGCGCAGGTATCAGGCCAGCTGGAAAGCTTACATGTAGAGGTCGGAGACAAAGTGCAGCGTGGTGATTTACTGGCCGAAATAGACGCGACTTTATTGGAAGCTCAGTTAGATTCCAGCCGTGCCCAGCTGCGTAACCAGTTGGCTATACGTAAAGAAAGGGAAGCGTCACTGGAGCTGGCACGTTTTAATTATGAACGGCAACAGCGACTCCAGGTTGACCGGGCTACCGCAGAAGAGTTGGTGCAAACCGCTCACGCTGAAGTGCAAAAGGCGGAAGCTCAGGTTGAGTCTATTGAAGCACAAATCGAGCAAACTCAATCGGGTCTGCGAGCCGATGAGGCGAATCTGAATTATACCCGTATTTTTGCGCCTATGGACGGCACTATTGTCAGCATCCCGGCGCGTCGGGGGCAAACTCTCAATGCCACGCAAACTACACCAACGATCCTGACCATCGCCGACCTGACTGAAATGACCGTGGAAGCCCAGGTGTCCGAGGCCGATATCAGCCGTTTAAAAATAGGCATGCCAGTATATTTTACTACTATGGGCAACCGACAACAGCGCTGGGAAAGCAAACTGAGACTGATTGAACCCACTCCGGAAGTGGAAAATAACGTGGTGCTATATAACGCGTTATTTGAAGTGCCGAATACAGACGGCGTTTTGATGAAAGAAATGACAACCCAGGTATTTTTTGTCATTGATGCCGCCCATGATGTGGTGGCAGTGCCTTCTGCTGCAGTGCAGCGTGACGCAGAAGGGCCTTATGTTGAGGTACGTCGTGAGGCTGGCAATATAGGTAAAGTCCGTGTTGACCCGGGTCTTACAGACAGGGTGCATGTGGAAATCAAAAGCGGACTGGAAGCTGGCGATGAGGTTGTATTGCCGATTCGTTCCGCAGGTGCCGGAGCGCCTGCCGGTAGCCGCGGCCCCCGGGGCTAA
- a CDS encoding thymidine kinase has product MASLYFTYSAMNAGKSTSLLQVAHNYEERGQQVLLLTPATDTRGGQGRIHSRLGLYRDAATFSVNSDLYRLIETEHKEQRLDCVLLDEAQFLSEQQAWALARVCDYLRIPVMCYGIRTDAFGQAFAGSAVLLAIADKLIEMKTICHCGRKATMSLRVDEQGNAVGSGEQIAIGGNEKYVSCCRKHWFQALQEAGVQPSLLEQAVTKE; this is encoded by the coding sequence ATGGCGTCTTTATACTTTACCTATTCGGCAATGAATGCTGGCAAAAGCACCTCTTTGCTGCAGGTCGCCCATAATTACGAAGAACGCGGGCAGCAGGTGCTGCTATTAACGCCTGCGACTGATACGCGAGGCGGACAGGGTCGCATTCATTCTCGCCTCGGACTTTACCGCGATGCGGCGACCTTTAGCGTTAACTCTGATCTCTATCGGCTTATTGAAACCGAGCATAAGGAGCAGCGCTTAGATTGCGTGCTGCTGGATGAAGCTCAGTTTCTAAGTGAACAGCAGGCCTGGGCTCTCGCCCGGGTCTGTGATTACCTGCGCATTCCGGTGATGTGTTACGGCATCCGAACCGATGCTTTTGGTCAGGCTTTTGCCGGCAGCGCAGTGTTGCTGGCTATCGCCGATAAATTAATTGAAATGAAAACGATATGTCATTGTGGACGCAAAGCCACCATGTCACTGCGTGTTGATGAACAGGGCAATGCAGTAGGCTCTGGCGAACAAATTGCGATTGGCGGTAACGAAAAATATGTTTCCTGCTGTCGTAAACACTGGTTTCAGGCTTTACAGGAAGCCGGTGTACAACCTTCCTTACTTGAGCAGGCGGTAACTAAAGAATGA
- a CDS encoding adenosine deaminase family protein encodes MSASTTAHSKYSLDFIREMPKADLHLHLDGSLRPDSLIAMAKQNKIELPSYTVDGLYDKVFKENYQNLGEYLNGFQYTCAVLRDLESLEQASYELAIDNLEEGVNYIEVRFAPQLLMDPAKGVTFDKVMHAVNDGLKRAQKEYNNGPSVKQEGKPPFHYGIINCAMRMFGNKGFSPYYTHMFQLLSDHKPIDVIKVAAMELVRASVRVRDEQGLPIVGLDIAGQEIGYPAHKFKEVYEYAHRNFLLKTVHAGEAYGAESIYEALTQCFADRLGHGYSLFSPEMIEAPEIEDKAQYANNLASFIADRRIAVEVCLTSNMQTNPAIGELKNHNFGHMLENRLATIICTDNRLVSRTTVSNEYKLALDTFDVPLKRLKDIVAYGFKKNFFPGDYLQKRAYAKQTLEYFDKVAHKYGFI; translated from the coding sequence ATGTCAGCATCTACTACTGCTCACTCTAAGTATTCACTCGATTTCATCCGCGAAATGCCTAAAGCTGATTTGCACCTGCACCTGGATGGTAGCCTGCGCCCAGATAGTCTTATTGCGATGGCGAAGCAAAATAAAATTGAGCTACCCTCGTATACCGTAGATGGCCTGTACGACAAAGTATTTAAAGAAAACTACCAGAACCTGGGCGAATACCTCAATGGTTTCCAGTACACCTGCGCTGTATTGCGCGATTTAGAGAGCCTTGAGCAGGCTTCCTATGAGCTGGCTATAGATAACCTCGAAGAAGGGGTTAATTACATTGAAGTGCGCTTCGCGCCTCAATTGCTCATGGATCCGGCTAAAGGCGTCACCTTTGATAAAGTCATGCATGCAGTGAACGATGGTCTGAAACGGGCGCAAAAAGAATACAATAACGGCCCGTCCGTCAAACAAGAAGGCAAACCACCTTTTCACTACGGCATTATCAACTGTGCCATGCGTATGTTTGGCAACAAGGGATTTTCTCCTTACTACACGCACATGTTCCAGTTACTCAGTGACCACAAACCTATTGATGTCATTAAAGTCGCCGCTATGGAACTGGTACGCGCCAGCGTAAGAGTGCGTGACGAGCAAGGCCTTCCGATTGTCGGCCTGGATATCGCAGGTCAGGAAATTGGCTACCCCGCGCACAAGTTTAAAGAAGTCTATGAATACGCCCACCGAAACTTCCTGCTCAAAACCGTGCATGCGGGTGAAGCTTACGGTGCAGAGAGCATTTATGAAGCACTGACGCAATGCTTTGCTGACCGGCTTGGTCATGGCTACTCACTGTTCTCTCCAGAGATGATAGAAGCCCCTGAGATTGAAGACAAAGCTCAATATGCCAATAACCTGGCTTCTTTTATAGCAGATCGACGCATAGCGGTAGAAGTCTGCCTGACCAGTAATATGCAGACCAACCCGGCCATTGGCGAACTAAAGAATCACAATTTTGGCCACATGCTGGAGAACCGGCTGGCCACTATTATCTGTACGGATAACCGCCTGGTGTCACGTACTACCGTGAGCAACGAGTACAAGCTGGCGCTGGATACCTTTGATGTGCCCTTAAAGCGCCTGAAAGATATTGTCGCTTATGGTTTTAAGAAAAACTTCTTTCCAGGTGATTATCTGCAAAAACGTGCTTACGCTAAACAGACTCTGGAGTACTTTGACAAAGTCGCACACAAGTACGGATTCATTTAA
- a CDS encoding undecaprenyl-diphosphate phosphatase, translating into MAIWIAVVLGIVQGVFMFLPVSSTAHLVLTQHWMIQQGHNLPPPESAEMIFFDLVVHVGTLVSIVVVFWPSLKKVVSGITNHSWQWASQKKGTYGELLYLRMALLCMLSVLATAVVGLTLKLSIEHVFATPILVAGTLTLTGILLWWTDGLKRRPYGLRDLNPRIATIIGVAQGFALIPGLSRSGMTITFALFSGLKRRWAAEYSFFLAIPTIMAATLVQGIDVVRLGGFTDLNWTALAVAFVVSALVGIVALKAVLFFLYRAKLKIFSFYLWGMAALVLFGFLDTTIV; encoded by the coding sequence ATGGCTATCTGGATTGCCGTTGTACTTGGCATAGTACAGGGAGTTTTCATGTTCCTGCCGGTGAGCTCTACGGCTCACCTGGTACTCACTCAACACTGGATGATACAGCAGGGTCATAACCTGCCACCTCCAGAAAGTGCGGAAATGATCTTCTTTGATCTGGTGGTCCATGTTGGCACACTGGTTTCCATTGTGGTGGTCTTCTGGCCCAGCCTGAAAAAGGTAGTCAGCGGTATAACTAACCACTCCTGGCAGTGGGCTTCGCAAAAAAAAGGCACTTACGGCGAGTTACTGTACCTGCGCATGGCCCTTTTGTGCATGCTCTCTGTGCTGGCCACTGCTGTAGTGGGTTTGACCCTCAAACTCAGCATTGAACATGTCTTCGCCACCCCCATTCTGGTCGCTGGCACACTCACCCTCACCGGTATTTTGCTGTGGTGGACGGATGGTCTGAAGCGCCGACCCTATGGTTTGCGTGATCTCAATCCACGCATTGCCACTATTATCGGTGTCGCCCAGGGTTTTGCGCTAATACCAGGTTTAAGCCGTAGCGGGATGACCATCACCTTTGCCCTGTTCTCAGGTTTAAAACGGCGCTGGGCCGCTGAATACAGCTTCTTTTTAGCAATACCCACCATCATGGCTGCGACCCTGGTACAGGGCATTGATGTAGTGCGGTTAGGTGGTTTTACCGACCTCAATTGGACAGCGCTTGCCGTTGCCTTTGTGGTTTCTGCCCTGGTTGGCATTGTCGCCCTTAAAGCGGTGCTGTTTTTCCTCTACCGCGCCAAACTTAAAATTTTCTCGTTTTATTTATGGGGCATGGCGGCGCTGGTTCTGTTTGGTTTTCTCGATACCACGATTGTCTGA
- a CDS encoding methyl-accepting chemotaxis protein, which produces MNITSLSFRASAFRIMGILNVGLFIFALLLAPWHSTWIEVLLIGLPAAVIPLLLYRLLGDHQLARISFGISFMLFAALHIHQSMGMTEIHFGIFVLLAVLIAFRDWLVILVAAAVIAVHHLLFMYLQSSGAGVYLVPESDATLTIVMIHAAFVVVESIALVLICRSSLREAQISQAFFDVTQNLVTADGKIVLSTRCPEMNSPLLKQFNETLQTLHQSVSKIEQSINAIKEEAHDMLVQGDDLSSGMKQKLKEVESIAAATEQMSHNIVQTNQLAQQVLEASEESEKAATSGKSSVTQTQHLVQQLSQQLTKSKEKVTDMAGSTEQIKTVLQVIENIAEQTNLLALNAAIEAARAGEQGRGFAVVADEVRNLAGKTQGSTEQIKKTIDQLIKSSEESVQAVETSLGSLDSTLQAANESDQWLQAIAEKAQQVTSSAHTIANALDQQSAASGEMAHSAQELSGMEHEQSHQGERVAQSAQRLENITRILTTEAQRFSL; this is translated from the coding sequence ATGAATATTACCTCCCTTAGCTTCCGGGCTTCTGCGTTTCGCATTATGGGCATCCTCAATGTCGGTTTATTTATTTTCGCATTGCTACTGGCTCCCTGGCATTCAACCTGGATCGAGGTGCTACTCATTGGGCTGCCTGCGGCCGTAATTCCACTCCTGTTATATCGTCTGCTCGGTGACCATCAGCTCGCCAGAATCAGTTTTGGCATCAGCTTTATGTTATTTGCCGCTTTGCATATCCATCAGTCTATGGGCATGACAGAAATTCATTTTGGTATTTTTGTGTTGCTGGCTGTATTAATTGCTTTTCGGGATTGGCTGGTGATTTTGGTAGCTGCGGCCGTGATTGCTGTGCATCACCTGCTTTTCATGTACCTGCAAAGTAGCGGCGCCGGTGTTTATCTGGTGCCTGAAAGTGACGCCACCCTAACCATAGTTATGATTCACGCCGCCTTTGTGGTGGTGGAAAGCATCGCACTTGTGCTGATCTGCCGTTCCAGTCTGCGCGAAGCCCAGATTAGTCAGGCTTTCTTTGACGTCACTCAAAACCTGGTCACTGCAGACGGTAAAATAGTGCTCAGTACCCGTTGTCCGGAAATGAATTCCCCATTGCTAAAGCAGTTTAATGAAACCCTGCAGACGCTGCACCAGTCGGTAAGCAAAATTGAACAGTCCATAAACGCGATCAAAGAAGAAGCCCACGACATGTTAGTTCAGGGCGACGACTTGTCTTCTGGCATGAAGCAAAAATTGAAAGAAGTGGAAAGCATTGCAGCGGCCACTGAACAGATGTCCCACAACATAGTGCAAACCAACCAACTGGCGCAGCAGGTACTGGAAGCCTCAGAGGAGTCAGAGAAAGCCGCCACTTCAGGCAAGTCGTCGGTTACTCAGACTCAGCATCTGGTGCAGCAACTATCTCAGCAGCTGACTAAGTCAAAAGAAAAAGTCACCGACATGGCCGGCTCTACAGAGCAGATTAAAACCGTGCTTCAGGTTATCGAAAATATCGCTGAACAGACCAACTTGCTGGCTTTAAACGCCGCTATTGAAGCCGCTCGTGCTGGCGAACAGGGTCGAGGTTTTGCCGTAGTGGCTGATGAAGTGCGTAACCTGGCAGGAAAAACTCAAGGCTCTACCGAGCAAATTAAGAAAACTATAGATCAACTGATTAAGTCCAGTGAGGAGTCGGTGCAGGCAGTAGAAACTTCACTCGGCAGTCTCGACAGCACTCTACAGGCGGCCAATGAAAGTGACCAGTGGCTGCAGGCTATTGCAGAAAAAGCTCAGCAAGTAACCAGCTCCGCCCATACCATTGCCAATGCGCTGGATCAGCAAAGCGCCGCCAGTGGCGAAATGGCACACAGTGCACAGGAACTCAGTGGCATGGAACACGAACAAAGTCACCAGGGTGAGCGGGTGGCGCAAAGTGCCCAGCGGTTAGAGAATATCACCCGTATTCTGACCACTGAGGCACAACGCTTTAGCTTATGA